Proteins co-encoded in one Novosphingobium sp. PP1Y genomic window:
- a CDS encoding cytochrome c3 family protein, whose product MTFRIRQIEQTATGREIVRDRDIAGETLSIGRSAECDIHLPDLAVEPRHAEVSAVSGARLRVEAVGTLGFVVDGAETRSASIDSLGGAELGFGTYRITVSQDEDGAVLLTVRKAETAATRSGNLEEKRGFSLGGVLPGKRRMSWALAIVIVLAFLALPIVTNIMSVKGPQAADKSSVINDGSWNPGELSLAHHSLTDKCVACHVKPFESVRDETCRSCHKDVHDHAPAVRLAAARGNLPLGQAALWKVAHAFGKEGPGACQDCHSEHKGPTRLTAPSQQFCADCHGQLKSNLPDTRLGDAGDFGKLHPQFTARVITDPVTRHPSFVSLDSKLREDNGLTFPHKLHLDPMGGAARMARNIGAERGYGSNGLECKDCHRKTEEGVRFKPIDMERDCEGCHSLAYERVGGIVRRLRHGDVEQLTADLLAAKWDHSKPLVSNRKRPGEYAEGGLYQFRYSGGAWPGLQLDVALSKDGICGECHRPTRINGRPGVVPVSQPMRYFDHGWFDHAAHKQEKCTTCHAAETSTSASDVLLPGIKTCRTCHLGEDAPKSKVPSSCAMCHGYHITETGSADRKPDVNLSSPKKVALRRE is encoded by the coding sequence ATGACTTTCAGGATCCGCCAGATCGAGCAGACCGCGACGGGACGCGAAATCGTCCGCGACCGGGACATTGCCGGCGAAACCCTCAGCATCGGGCGTTCGGCCGAGTGCGACATTCACTTGCCCGACCTCGCGGTGGAGCCGCGTCACGCCGAAGTCTCGGCCGTTTCGGGCGCACGGCTGCGCGTCGAGGCGGTGGGCACGCTTGGCTTCGTCGTCGATGGTGCGGAAACCCGCTCCGCTTCCATCGACAGCCTCGGCGGCGCCGAGCTGGGCTTCGGCACTTACCGCATCACCGTCTCGCAGGATGAGGACGGCGCGGTACTGCTTACCGTCCGCAAGGCGGAAACCGCCGCGACCCGTTCGGGGAACCTCGAGGAGAAGCGCGGCTTTTCGCTGGGCGGCGTTCTGCCGGGCAAGCGGCGGATGTCATGGGCGCTGGCGATCGTCATAGTCCTGGCGTTCCTGGCGCTGCCGATCGTGACCAACATCATGAGCGTGAAGGGGCCGCAGGCCGCGGACAAGAGCAGCGTCATCAACGACGGCAGCTGGAACCCGGGCGAACTGAGCCTCGCGCACCACTCGCTGACCGACAAGTGCGTGGCCTGCCACGTCAAACCATTCGAATCCGTACGGGACGAGACTTGCCGCAGCTGCCACAAGGACGTTCACGATCACGCACCGGCGGTGCGTCTCGCAGCGGCGCGCGGCAACCTGCCGCTGGGGCAGGCAGCCTTGTGGAAGGTGGCCCATGCTTTCGGCAAGGAAGGTCCCGGCGCCTGCCAGGATTGTCACTCGGAGCACAAGGGGCCGACCCGTCTGACCGCGCCCAGCCAGCAGTTCTGCGCCGATTGCCACGGCCAGCTCAAGAGCAACCTGCCTGACACGCGGCTTGGCGATGCCGGCGATTTCGGCAAGCTGCACCCGCAGTTCACCGCGCGGGTGATCACCGATCCGGTGACGAGGCATCCGTCCTTCGTCTCGCTCGACAGCAAGCTGCGCGAGGACAACGGCCTGACTTTCCCGCACAAGCTGCACCTCGATCCGATGGGCGGCGCCGCGCGCATGGCCAGGAACATCGGGGCAGAGCGCGGCTATGGTTCCAACGGGCTGGAGTGCAAGGACTGCCACCGCAAGACCGAAGAGGGCGTACGCTTCAAGCCGATCGACATGGAGCGTGACTGCGAGGGTTGCCACAGCCTTGCCTACGAGCGCGTCGGCGGCATCGTGCGCCGCCTGCGCCACGGCGACGTCGAGCAACTGACCGCAGACCTGCTGGCGGCCAAGTGGGATCACAGCAAGCCGCTCGTCTCCAACCGCAAGCGCCCGGGCGAATATGCCGAGGGCGGGCTCTACCAGTTCCGTTATTCGGGCGGCGCCTGGCCGGGGCTGCAGCTTGACGTGGCGCTGTCGAAGGACGGCATCTGCGGCGAGTGTCACCGCCCGACGCGGATCAACGGCCGGCCCGGCGTCGTGCCGGTATCGCAGCCGATGCGCTATTTCGATCACGGCTGGTTCGACCATGCCGCGCACAAGCAGGAGAAGTGCACCACCTGCCACGCCGCAGAGACCTCGACCAGCGCCAGCGACGTGTTGCTGCCGGGGATCAAGACCTGCCGCACGTGCCATCTCGGTGAGGACGCACCCAAATCGAAGGTGCCATCGAGCTGCGCGATGTGTCATGGTTATCACATCACCGAGACGGGTTCGGCGGACCGGAAACCGGACGTCAACCTGTCATCTCCTAAGAAGGTCGCACTTCGGAGGGAGTAA
- a CDS encoding phosphodiesterase, giving the protein MLIAQITDLHIGFSGSETGGYNTHRLKAVLERLVDGPNRPDLLLMSGDMTEFGDPQSYARLAELVRDCPFPVAPMVGNHDMRAAMLQAFPDCPDNSGFVQYAIDLGPLRVLVLDTLEEGRHGGAFCEARAAWLSAELAAHPDRPTVIAMHHPPFESGIDWLDSDEREPWITRLTEAVSGHAQIRGIVAGHLHRPIHTLWEGIPVTVVGSTAATVALDLNPVDPDRPDGRTMISSELPVYALHRWDGRRLVSHTEAVGALDALARYDEAFQEVVRVIVGERPD; this is encoded by the coding sequence GTGCTGATCGCGCAGATTACGGACCTGCACATCGGTTTCAGCGGAAGCGAAACGGGGGGCTACAACACGCATCGCCTGAAGGCCGTGCTGGAACGCCTGGTGGATGGACCGAACCGGCCCGATCTCTTGCTTATGTCCGGCGACATGACCGAGTTCGGCGACCCGCAAAGCTACGCTCGACTGGCCGAGCTGGTGCGTGACTGCCCGTTTCCGGTGGCGCCCATGGTGGGTAACCACGACATGCGCGCAGCAATGCTGCAAGCCTTCCCGGACTGCCCGGACAATAGCGGCTTCGTGCAGTACGCGATCGATCTCGGCCCGCTGCGGGTTCTGGTGCTCGATACGCTGGAGGAAGGCCGCCATGGCGGCGCCTTCTGCGAGGCGCGCGCGGCGTGGCTGTCTGCGGAACTGGCAGCGCACCCCGACCGGCCGACCGTCATCGCCATGCATCACCCGCCATTCGAAAGCGGGATCGACTGGCTCGACAGCGATGAGCGCGAACCGTGGATCACCCGTCTGACCGAGGCCGTCTCGGGCCACGCCCAGATCAGGGGGATCGTTGCCGGGCACCTGCACCGCCCGATCCACACCCTGTGGGAAGGTATCCCGGTCACCGTGGTCGGCTCAACCGCAGCGACGGTTGCGCTCGATCTGAACCCGGTTGACCCGGACAGGCCGGACGGGCGTACGATGATCTCCTCCGAGCTGCCGGTCTATGCCCTGCATCGCTGGGACGGCCGCCGTCTCGTTTCCCATACCGAGGCCGTCGGTGCGCTCGACGCTCTGGCGCGCTATGACGAGGCGTTTCAGGAAGTGGTGCGGGTGATCGTGGGCGAACGGCCCGATTGA
- a CDS encoding LVIVD repeat-containing protein: MQRLSRIFLAFALLLALAIPTGRLLASEEEKPVERDYSLVRAPAAPAGQSAVDMDAKSAGCLTCHTASDAPTMHATPAVKLGCTDCHGGNARITGRPELGFDHPDYIAARDKAHVLPQFPESWHWPSAANPQRSYTLLNKEAPEYIRFVNPGDYRVARESCGACHLPAIEAAERSLMASGAMLFGGAAYNNGIVPYKNYIFGEAYTRDGEPAKIVSAGNPPGTVTAEQKARGALAALYPLPRWNVTPPGDVFRVFERGGRVINSTFAEVGLPNPTGSIQRLEEPGRPDIKQSNRGPGTGLRVAIPVLNLHKTRLNDPYTWFMGTNDQPGDYRSSGCTACHVIYANDREPRHSLIYAKLGRDGQTVTRDPTIAALKSQGEGYGENGHGSLKTGHEADDHGIAKPADDREKGHPLQHVFTRAIPTAQCMNCHMHQPNIFLNSYLGYTMWDYEADAPKMWPKQQKYPTAEEVHKVLERNPEGASPKGKWADLDFLRNVYDLNPELKDTQFADYHGHGWNFRAIFKRDREGNLLDAGGNQATWGTDKEHIVSPDDPEKWRKESEGKFVPVGTNPGKTVHMMDIHAEKGMQCADCHYSQDSHGNGLIYGEVANAVEIGCKDCHGTADAYPTLLTSGPAAPPKGTDLALLRNPDGKRRFEWNTDASGRKHLIQRSIVDPDLSWEVSLVRDAVDPASPTFNAKSARAKLMSKSGADDGTFGFGPGVPMSDRAHKDGEMACFTCHLSWTTSCGGCHLPIEANWKTTLHHYEGEETRNFATYNPQVARDEMFQLGKHMTTKGAEVAPIRSTSALVLSSTNVNRERIYIQQPPISAAGFSSQAFAPHFPHTVRLTETKTCSDCHLSEKDDNNAIMAQTLLLGTNFVNFVGLNSWVGLDGGFEAVRVTEWDEPQAVIGSYLQKYAYPDYYKLHVERNGRELKNWTRGKAFDKDLSGETHPFEQFRNVTQGTSGEVGCLQLRGEYMFVAEGKGGFEVYDVASVANKGFSDAVVSAPFSPLGHNTHVKTKNATCMALATNQPVAPTRNRTMEATILKDDKGQTLYKADGTPFTLRDANQEQAFEPIYSYAAITDSEEGLILVNIDTMADGEFRNNKLKRAVTWNPDHVLDGARHIILAGEVAYITAKAGLVVVDLHDPLHPQLSAVRPLEDARASAVQFRYLWVTDKEGLKLFDVTNLRNPIAVPQATVPLADARRIYVARTYAYVAAKQDGLVIVDVRSPPNPRIYQKVTFDGQLDDAEDVIVGSTNASLFAYVADGRNGLKVLQLTSPSSQPNFYGFSPAPKPELIAWARTPSPARALSKGLDRDRGVDETGGQMAVFGRLGSRPFTREEMERLFINRRGVPFKVTDEVDMSVWVPKR, from the coding sequence ATGCAGCGCCTCAGCCGGATCTTCCTCGCTTTCGCGCTCCTGCTGGCGCTGGCCATCCCCACCGGACGCCTGCTCGCCAGCGAGGAGGAAAAGCCGGTAGAGCGCGACTATTCGCTGGTCCGCGCGCCCGCTGCGCCCGCTGGCCAGTCGGCGGTGGACATGGATGCCAAGTCGGCGGGCTGCCTCACCTGCCACACCGCCAGCGATGCGCCCACGATGCATGCGACGCCCGCGGTCAAGCTGGGCTGCACCGATTGCCACGGCGGAAATGCGCGGATCACCGGACGGCCCGAACTGGGCTTCGACCATCCCGACTACATCGCCGCGCGCGACAAGGCGCACGTCCTGCCCCAGTTCCCGGAAAGCTGGCACTGGCCGAGCGCCGCCAACCCGCAGCGCAGCTATACCCTGCTCAACAAGGAAGCGCCGGAATACATCCGTTTCGTCAATCCGGGCGACTACCGCGTCGCGCGCGAAAGCTGCGGCGCCTGCCACCTGCCCGCCATCGAGGCGGCGGAACGCTCGCTGATGGCCTCGGGCGCGATGCTGTTCGGCGGCGCGGCCTACAACAACGGCATCGTCCCCTACAAGAACTACATCTTCGGCGAAGCCTATACCCGTGACGGCGAGCCGGCGAAGATCGTCTCGGCCGGCAACCCGCCGGGCACCGTCACCGCTGAACAGAAGGCGCGCGGCGCGCTGGCCGCACTCTATCCGCTGCCGCGCTGGAACGTCACGCCGCCGGGCGACGTGTTCCGCGTGTTCGAACGCGGCGGGCGCGTCATCAACTCGACATTCGCCGAAGTCGGCCTGCCCAACCCGACCGGCTCGATCCAGCGGCTCGAGGAACCGGGCCGCCCGGACATCAAGCAGTCGAACCGCGGCCCCGGCACCGGCCTTCGCGTGGCGATCCCCGTGCTCAACCTGCACAAGACGCGCCTCAACGATCCCTATACCTGGTTCATGGGCACCAACGACCAGCCCGGCGACTACCGCTCATCCGGCTGCACCGCGTGCCACGTGATCTATGCGAACGACCGCGAACCGCGCCATTCGCTGATCTACGCCAAGCTCGGCCGCGACGGGCAGACGGTCACCAGGGACCCGACCATCGCCGCGCTCAAGAGCCAGGGCGAAGGCTACGGCGAGAACGGGCACGGCTCGCTCAAGACCGGGCACGAGGCCGACGATCACGGCATCGCCAAGCCCGCCGACGATCGGGAAAAAGGCCACCCGCTCCAGCATGTGTTCACCCGGGCGATCCCGACTGCGCAGTGCATGAACTGCCACATGCACCAGCCCAACATCTTCCTGAACAGCTACCTCGGCTACACCATGTGGGACTATGAGGCCGATGCGCCCAAGATGTGGCCCAAGCAGCAGAAGTACCCGACCGCCGAGGAAGTCCACAAGGTGCTGGAACGCAACCCCGAGGGCGCATCACCCAAGGGCAAGTGGGCCGACCTCGATTTCCTGCGCAACGTCTACGACCTCAATCCGGAACTGAAGGATACCCAGTTCGCCGACTACCACGGCCATGGCTGGAACTTCCGCGCGATCTTCAAGCGCGACCGCGAGGGCAACCTGCTCGATGCCGGCGGCAACCAGGCTACCTGGGGCACCGACAAGGAACACATCGTCTCGCCCGACGATCCGGAAAAGTGGCGCAAGGAGAGTGAAGGCAAGTTCGTCCCCGTCGGCACCAATCCGGGCAAGACCGTCCACATGATGGACATCCATGCCGAAAAGGGCATGCAGTGCGCAGACTGCCACTATTCGCAGGACAGCCACGGCAACGGGCTGATCTATGGCGAAGTCGCCAACGCGGTCGAGATCGGCTGCAAGGACTGCCACGGCACCGCCGACGCCTATCCGACGCTGCTGACCAGCGGCCCGGCCGCGCCGCCCAAGGGCACCGACCTGGCCCTCCTGCGCAATCCCGACGGCAAGCGCCGCTTCGAGTGGAACACCGACGCCTCGGGCCGAAAGCACCTGATCCAGCGCTCCATCGTCGATCCGGACCTTTCGTGGGAAGTCTCGCTGGTCAGGGACGCGGTCGATCCCGCCTCTCCCACCTTCAACGCCAAGTCGGCGCGCGCCAAGCTGATGAGCAAGTCCGGCGCGGACGACGGCACCTTCGGCTTCGGCCCCGGCGTGCCGATGAGCGACCGCGCCCACAAGGACGGCGAGATGGCGTGCTTCACCTGCCACCTCTCGTGGACCACGAGCTGCGGCGGCTGCCACCTGCCGATCGAGGCGAACTGGAAGACCACGCTGCACCACTACGAGGGTGAGGAAACGCGCAACTTCGCGACCTACAACCCGCAGGTCGCGCGCGACGAGATGTTCCAGCTCGGCAAGCACATGACGACCAAGGGCGCGGAAGTCGCCCCAATCCGGTCGACTTCGGCGCTGGTCCTGTCCTCGACCAACGTCAATCGCGAGCGCATCTACATCCAGCAGCCGCCGATCAGCGCGGCGGGCTTCTCCAGCCAGGCCTTCGCGCCGCACTTCCCGCACACCGTGCGCCTGACCGAGACCAAGACCTGCAGCGACTGCCACCTGTCCGAAAAGGACGACAACAACGCGATCATGGCCCAGACGCTGCTGCTGGGGACCAATTTCGTGAACTTCGTCGGCCTCAATTCATGGGTCGGCCTGGACGGCGGCTTCGAGGCCGTACGCGTCACCGAGTGGGACGAACCGCAGGCCGTGATCGGATCGTACCTCCAGAAATATGCCTACCCCGACTACTACAAGCTCCACGTCGAGCGGAACGGGCGCGAGCTGAAGAACTGGACGCGCGGCAAGGCCTTCGACAAGGACCTGTCGGGCGAAACCCATCCCTTCGAGCAGTTCCGCAATGTGACGCAGGGCACCAGCGGCGAGGTCGGCTGCCTCCAGCTTCGCGGCGAGTACATGTTCGTGGCCGAGGGCAAGGGCGGCTTCGAGGTCTATGACGTCGCCTCGGTGGCCAACAAGGGCTTCTCCGACGCGGTCGTCTCGGCGCCCTTCTCACCGCTGGGCCACAACACCCACGTGAAGACCAAGAACGCGACCTGCATGGCGCTGGCGACCAACCAGCCGGTTGCCCCCACACGCAACCGGACGATGGAAGCGACGATCCTGAAGGACGACAAGGGCCAGACGCTCTACAAGGCCGATGGCACACCGTTCACGCTGCGCGACGCCAACCAGGAACAGGCTTTCGAACCGATCTACAGCTATGCAGCCATCACCGACAGCGAAGAGGGCCTGATCCTCGTCAACATCGACACGATGGCCGATGGCGAATTCCGCAACAACAAGCTCAAGCGCGCGGTGACCTGGAACCCGGATCACGTTCTCGACGGTGCGCGGCACATCATCCTGGCGGGCGAAGTGGCCTACATCACCGCCAAGGCCGGACTCGTCGTCGTCGACCTGCACGACCCGCTGCACCCGCAGCTCTCGGCCGTACGCCCGCTTGAAGACGCCCGCGCCAGCGCGGTCCAGTTCCGTTACCTGTGGGTGACCGACAAGGAGGGCCTCAAGCTCTTCGACGTCACCAACCTGCGCAACCCGATCGCGGTGCCGCAGGCGACGGTGCCACTGGCCGATGCCCGCCGCATCTACGTCGCACGCACTTACGCTTATGTCGCGGCCAAGCAGGACGGCCTCGTCATCGTCGACGTGCGCAGCCCGCCCAACCCGCGCATCTACCAGAAGGTGACTTTCGACGGGCAGCTCGACGATGCCGAGGACGTCATCGTCGGTTCGACCAATGCCTCTCTGTTCGCCTATGTCGCTGACGGTCGCAACGGTCTCAAGGTGCTGCAGCTCACCTCGCCTTCGAGCCAGCCGAACTTCTACGGCTTCTCGCCCGCGCCCAAGCCCGAGCTGATCGCATGGGCCAGGACGCCAAGCCCGGCCCGCGCCCTCTCCAAGGGCCTCGACCGCGACCGCGGTGTCGACGAAACCGGTGGCCAGATGGCCGTCTTCGGTCGCCTCGGCTCACGCCCCTTCACCCGCGAGGAAATGGAGCGCCTGTTCATCAACCGCCGCGGCGTGCCCTTCAAGGTAACCGACGAAGTCGACATGAGCGTCTGGGTGCCCAAGCGCTGA
- a CDS encoding heme-binding protein, whose product MRWRGGTIAALAATLMLAACGGGDGSTSGGSGGGGSSSGGGSSGGGSSGSGTTLEDYEAPAQLSLSSANVGKIVAQAAAQANQSGHPSVIAVVDRVGNVLAVFRMNGAPANARIPDAPNGDNIDIQGLSVPAEAAAIAKAVTGAYLSSAGNAFTSRTASMIVQEHFPPAPSTVGLESGPLFGVQFSQLPCSDFASRFKASGTDALIGPKRSPLGLSADPGGFPLYINGVLVGGIGVSGDGVYGLDDNVLDTDTDFEEQIALAGTVGFEAPEAIRANRIYVDGTQLRYSDATYSGLFDVAGATYAQTAPALGSLVAVKGYFETAALRAGTAYGSETSGIRASTTAEFSDRDAYVLTDGSGTNRYPIRAGTDGADIAQPITADEATAILEEAFKVMTRARAQIRQPLDSRAQVSISLVDTRGQVLGIVRSPDAPIFGTDVSLQKARTATFFSGAQAGAQLLADPSSDVQAFVGKVRTFLDDQSALTGTFAFADRSGGNLSRPYFPDGEVGNPNGPLSRPIAQWSPFSTGLQSALVLTNLAQHLQYVTGASATDTQQRCTFLPDVATNQNRLQNGIQIFPGSVPVYRGNVLVGGIGVSGDGIDQDDMISFLGNHNAGVRLGTTGNAPAAIRADRIVVNVNGAMVRLRFVNCPFAPFLDSSDQNVCEGL is encoded by the coding sequence ATGCGCTGGCGGGGGGGCACCATTGCAGCGCTCGCGGCGACCCTGATGCTCGCCGCCTGTGGCGGGGGAGACGGCAGTACGTCCGGCGGTTCAGGCGGCGGCGGCAGTTCTTCGGGAGGCGGCAGCTCCGGTGGCGGCTCCTCGGGCAGCGGCACGACGCTGGAGGATTACGAGGCCCCGGCGCAACTGTCGCTGAGCAGCGCAAATGTCGGCAAGATCGTGGCGCAGGCGGCGGCGCAGGCCAACCAGTCCGGCCATCCCTCGGTCATCGCCGTGGTCGACCGCGTCGGCAACGTCCTTGCCGTGTTCCGCATGAATGGCGCGCCCGCCAACGCCAGGATCCCCGATGCGCCCAATGGCGACAACATCGACATCCAGGGCCTCTCCGTCCCGGCCGAAGCCGCGGCCATCGCCAAGGCAGTCACCGGCGCCTACCTGTCGAGCGCGGGCAACGCCTTCACCAGTCGCACTGCCAGCATGATCGTGCAGGAGCACTTCCCGCCCGCACCGAGCACCGTGGGCCTGGAAAGCGGGCCGCTGTTCGGCGTGCAGTTCAGCCAGCTTCCCTGTTCGGACTTCGCATCACGCTTCAAGGCTTCCGGCACCGACGCGCTGATCGGGCCCAAGCGGTCGCCGCTCGGCCTCTCGGCGGACCCCGGCGGCTTTCCGCTCTACATCAACGGCGTGCTGGTTGGCGGCATCGGCGTGAGCGGCGACGGGGTCTACGGCCTCGACGACAACGTGCTCGACACCGACACCGACTTCGAGGAACAGATCGCGCTGGCCGGCACCGTGGGCTTCGAGGCCCCGGAGGCGATCCGCGCCAACCGCATCTACGTGGATGGTACCCAGCTGCGCTACTCGGACGCGACCTATTCCGGCCTGTTCGACGTGGCCGGAGCGACTTATGCGCAGACCGCCCCGGCGCTCGGCAGCCTGGTGGCGGTCAAGGGCTACTTCGAAACCGCAGCTCTGCGCGCCGGTACCGCCTACGGCTCGGAAACCTCGGGCATCCGCGCCTCGACCACCGCCGAATTCTCGGACCGCGACGCCTACGTCCTGACCGACGGCAGCGGCACGAACCGCTACCCGATCCGCGCGGGAACCGACGGCGCCGACATCGCCCAGCCGATCACGGCGGACGAGGCGACGGCGATCCTCGAGGAAGCCTTCAAGGTCATGACCCGCGCCCGGGCGCAGATCCGCCAGCCGCTCGACAGCCGCGCGCAAGTCTCGATTTCGCTGGTCGATACGCGCGGACAGGTGTTGGGCATCGTGCGCTCTCCCGATGCGCCGATCTTCGGCACCGACGTCTCGCTGCAGAAGGCGCGCACGGCCACCTTCTTTTCCGGCGCGCAGGCCGGCGCCCAGCTTCTGGCCGATCCCAGCAGCGATGTGCAGGCCTTCGTCGGCAAGGTGCGCACCTTCCTCGATGACCAGAGCGCACTGACCGGCACTTTCGCCTTTGCGGACCGCTCGGGCGGCAACCTGTCGCGCCCCTATTTCCCCGACGGCGAAGTCGGCAATCCCAATGGCCCACTCTCGCGCCCGATCGCGCAGTGGAGCCCGTTCTCCACCGGCCTGCAATCGGCGCTGGTGCTGACCAATCTCGCCCAGCACCTGCAGTACGTCACCGGGGCAAGCGCCACCGACACGCAGCAGCGCTGCACATTCCTGCCGGACGTCGCCACGAACCAGAACCGGCTGCAGAACGGCATCCAGATCTTCCCCGGTTCGGTCCCGGTCTATCGCGGCAATGTGCTGGTCGGCGGCATCGGCGTATCGGGTGACGGCATCGACCAGGACGACATGATCAGCTTCCTGGGCAACCACAATGCCGGCGTGCGCCTCGGCACCACCGGCAATGCCCCGGCAGCGATCCGCGCCGACCGGATCGTCGTCAACGTCAACGGCGCGATGGTGCGCCTGCGCTTCGTCAACTGTCCCTTCGCGCCGTTCCTCGATTCCAGCGACCAGAACGTCTGCGAGGGCCTGTAA
- a CDS encoding multiheme c-type cytochrome has protein sequence MVWSNAATADSYEGVASCAGSTCHGRSEGDGKVVRQDELRIWQEPSSETGAHSRATAVLSTPRGQRIASALGLGNAASASACLGCHATNAPNAARGGRFLASDGVGCESCHGPASGWLSSHYAMPATHASNVAAGMIPLEKPQVRASVCLDCHFGSDKPGQFVTHSMMAAGHPRVSFELDLFSSLQAHYNLDADYVKRKGRLDSLQLWAVGQAEAVKRSTRLFTNASLATEGMFPQFYFYDCHSCHRQITDNPAAKRTFETNPGRPIPFGNPPYNDENMIMLSAVASTLAPGQAARYDAAAKAFHAAMAQGRPQAAEAARALSFAAGTLSDALAGRHYSNDTAFQVIAAIAGKAITPRLTDYTGSAQAVMAVDTLLNALVREGRVTVGAAAGIRAQINRAYVAVSAPEKFDPGSFRAALGSAARSIEALR, from the coding sequence ATGGTCTGGTCCAACGCCGCCACGGCCGACAGCTACGAGGGTGTCGCCAGTTGCGCCGGGTCGACCTGCCACGGCCGCAGCGAAGGCGACGGCAAGGTCGTGCGTCAGGACGAACTGCGCATCTGGCAGGAACCGTCGAGCGAGACCGGCGCGCACAGCCGTGCCACTGCAGTCCTTTCCACCCCGCGCGGCCAGCGCATCGCCTCGGCTCTGGGGCTGGGCAATGCCGCTTCGGCCTCTGCCTGCCTCGGCTGCCATGCCACGAATGCGCCCAATGCCGCGCGCGGGGGACGCTTCCTCGCCTCCGACGGGGTGGGCTGCGAATCCTGCCATGGCCCGGCTTCGGGCTGGCTCTCCAGCCACTACGCAATGCCGGCTACCCATGCCTCGAACGTCGCGGCGGGCATGATCCCGCTCGAAAAACCGCAAGTGCGCGCCTCGGTCTGCCTCGACTGCCACTTTGGCAGCGACAAGCCGGGCCAGTTCGTCACGCATTCGATGATGGCGGCGGGCCACCCGCGCGTGTCGTTCGAGCTCGACCTCTTTTCCTCGCTGCAGGCCCACTATAACCTCGACGCCGACTACGTGAAGCGCAAGGGAAGGCTGGACAGCCTGCAGCTCTGGGCCGTGGGCCAGGCCGAAGCGGTCAAACGCTCGACGCGCCTGTTCACCAATGCCTCGCTCGCCACCGAGGGCATGTTCCCGCAGTTCTATTTCTACGACTGCCACTCCTGCCACCGCCAGATCACCGACAATCCGGCCGCGAAGCGCACGTTCGAGACCAATCCCGGGCGCCCGATCCCCTTCGGCAACCCGCCCTACAACGACGAGAACATGATCATGCTCTCCGCCGTCGCTTCGACGCTCGCGCCCGGTCAGGCCGCCCGCTACGACGCCGCCGCAAAGGCCTTCCACGCCGCCATGGCGCAGGGCCGCCCGCAGGCCGCCGAAGCGGCGAGGGCACTGTCCTTCGCCGCGGGCACGCTTTCGGACGCGCTGGCCGGTCGCCACTATTCGAACGATACCGCCTTCCAGGTGATCGCGGCGATCGCCGGCAAGGCGATCACCCCGCGCCTGACCGACTACACCGGCTCGGCCCAGGCAGTCATGGCCGTCGATACCCTGCTCAATGCACTGGTCCGCGAAGGCCGCGTCACGGTCGGTGCTGCGGCCGGCATCCGCGCGCAGATCAACCGCGCCTACGTCGCCGTATCCGCGCCTGAGAAGTTCGATCCCGGCTCCTTCCGCGCGGCGCTGGGAAGCGCTGCCCGCTCGATCGAGGCCCTGCGCTGA